AGTCTCAGGAACTGCTCGTACTTCTCCCGCCTGGTCGCATCCGAGATGTGCATGTACCGCATGGTGGTGTGGACATCCGAATGCCGCATCAGCTCCTTGACCGTCACGATATCGCAGCCGCGTTTCACCAGGAGGCTCCCGACGCTGTGCCGCGAGAAGACATGGACTCCCCCTTTCTTCTCGATACCCGCACGCTTCTTGTAGTACATGAACATCCTGTACACTCCCCTGCGCTCCCAGCGTTTCCCGAAGTCCGTGTAAAAGAGCGGTTTGCGACCGTCGATCACGAGAGGAGGCCGGACCTCCAGGTAACGCCTGAGCGTCTTCGCGCAGTCATCGGTGATGTACACTATCGCCTCCTTTCCGCCTTTGCCCTCCACACGCAGTGTTAAGGCCTGCAGATCCAGGTCGCAATCATCCAGGTTGCATAGCTCAGATGCCCTCAGGCATCCATAGAACAGCGTTTGGAGCATTGCCAGATGCTTCAGGTTGGTGCATGCCGAAAAGATCCTCGCAATATCATTTTCGTCAAAGAAATACGGTATGGTGTTTGCAGGTCGGATGAACTTGAAACTGACGGCTTTCCCACGCATCTCATAATACCTCTGGATGGCGAAGCAGTAGTTGTTGATCGAGCTTCGAGAGAGCCTTTTCTCGTGAAGTGTTTCCTGGAAGGCAGCAAAATCGTCAGCATCCGGTTCATCCGTCCGTGCAAACTCCAGGAACTTCCCGACCCGAACGACATACGAGGATATCGTTGACTCCCTGAGACCACTCTCCTCGAGGTATCGAGTATACCTCTTCAATGCTGGCTTGAAGTCCTCTGTCTGCACTTCTCTCTTCCAGCTAACATCCAGCCGCTTCCTGGACATACTGCATCATCCCTGAAGCAGCGAGCGTGAAAAAGAATCCTGTCCCCCTGATATAAATTCTCTGGGAGTTATAGCTCAAAAATCGATACGCAGGAATGCGGGGGACGGGATTCGAACCCGCGAACACCTACGTGACAGGACCCTCAATCCTGCGCCTTTGACCATGCTTGGCAACCCCCGCATGCTTCTGGCAGAGAATACCGCATTGGATTTAAACCTCTCGCCTCAGGAGATCGAGGCGAGCGTATCCTGAAGGACCTCAGCCTTCTTCTTAAGCTCCTCCGCGGCCATCCTAACCAGATCCCTCGCATTTATAGACCCATCGCTCTCTATGCTCATGATGAATGCATCCTCCAGCGGCACGACTGAGATGGCCCGCTGGTCGCACTCCTCGACGCAGAGCCTGCAGAGCGAGCACTCTGTGATGTCCTTCACCTTGATGGTATCGTTCTCATCGAGCACGAGCACGCCACGCGGGCATACCTTCACGCATCTCCCGCAGCCGTTGCACCCGCTGATCTCTATTGACGGAAGGTTCTTGTAGCCGCAGAGCGTGCCGGCCTGCCACTTGGCATGCTCCTTTCCTGTGCGGAGCGTCGCGAAGCCCTCGATCACGAGCTTCTCACCCTCCCCGAGAACAACAAGCGGTATGTTATCGAATGCAGCCCTCACGGCGGGATCGCTGAATTTTATATCCCGTGAGTACACTGTCCCTGGGCCCTCAGCAGTTATCATGAAATCAATCCTGCAGCCTGGACAGCCAACACCGCCACACTGGCACTCATCCGGGGTAGAGTAGACGCTCAGATCATCAGCTTTTATGGGAACAAGACCGAGCCGTAGGGCGATCTGCTCGTCGAACAGCACGGATGTGTTCTCGTATATCGAGATCTCGTCGATAGCAAGCTTCGGGACCTCAGCTATGCACGACCGCCTGATGGCATTTGCAAATGCAGGAGTCACGCCGGAGAGGAGGAACCTCACCCGGTCGTCCCTAAGCTCGATTAGCTCAACATTCAAGGCTTATGCACCGTCAGACCCTTCTGCCCCTCTTCCCGCCCTTAGGCTTTGTGCCGTCATGCGGGATCGGAGTGACATCCTCTATCCGCCCGATTCTCAGACCTGCGCGCGCCAGCGCCCTTATCGCAGCCTGTGCTCCAGGACCTGGGGATCTCTGCTTGTTCCCGCCGGGTGCCCTGACCTTCACATGCACTCCGACTATGCCCTTGGCCTTGGCCTGCTCCGCGACCTGCATCGCCATCTGCATCGCGGTGTACGGGGAGCTCTCGTCTCTGGCGGCCTTTACCACCATACCGCCTGAGATCTTGGCGATCGTCTCAGCACCGGTCAGATCTGTTATCGTTATCAGCGTGTTGTTGAATGATGAGTAGATGTGTGCTATGGCCCATTTTCCCTCTGTCATGCCGACCCTCCAGCCCTGGCGACGATCTTAGATGACCTCTCCGGATGCCCCTCTCTTGCGAGCGGTGATCCTGCGTAGTAGTCGATGGTCATCTCGTCCCCTCTCTTCACAAGATAGCTCGGGACGGTAACCCTCTGACCTGCCACCTGGATGTGCCCGTGTGTTATGAACTGCCTCGCCTGTCGTATTGTATTTGCGAGGCCCTGCCTGTACACCTGGGTCTGCAGACGCCTCTCCAGGATATCTGTGATCTTCAGCGAGAGTATTGCATCGAGGTCAGCTCCATCCTTCAGGATGCCGAACCGCGAGAGTCTCTCTATAACCGCAGCGGCCTCGACATCTGCTCTGGCCTCGCCTCGAGCCTTTGATGCGAGAAGCATCCTTCCAACGCGCCTGTACTTCCTGAGAATGCTCTCGGCCTTCCAGAGCTCGCGCTTGTTTCTCAGCCCGTAGGTCTTTATGAGCTCGACCTCCTCGGCCATCCTTCCAGCTTCCCATGGCTTTCGGGGCCGCTCATATGTCTTGTGGCTCTTGCCAGGATATCCCATAAAATCACCTGCTCAGATCAGCTCTTTGTTGCCTGCGCCTTCTTCTTGGTGACGCCAACGGTCGCGCCGCTCCTGCCTGTGGATCTGGTCCTCTGTCCCCTGACTCTCAGGCCCAGCTCATGCCTTATGCCCTTGTAGCTTCTGGCCTTCTTCATGAGGTCGAGATCCTCGCGGAGTGTTGTGAGGACATCTGCGCCCATGACATGCCTGTCAACGCCTGTTATTATGTCCTTCCTCCGGTTCATCATCCAGGCCGGAATGCTCTCCGTGGCATTCTCTATCACGTTCTTCAGAGCCTCTATCTGCTCCTCTGGCAGCTTTCCGAGAATCGCATAGGGATCTACCCCTGCCTTCACTGCGAACACCCTGGCCAGCCTTCTGCCGACGCCCTTGATGCCGGTAAGAGCCATCTGAACCTGCTTCTTCCCATCAAGATCGGTGTTGTAAATGCGGACTATGTGCCTCAGCTCAACTGAGCTCTCAGTATCCTTCTTCTCCATCTCCAATTACTCCTCCAGAACGCCTGGGCTCGACGAGCCCGATCTGGAGCAGCCCCGGATCAGATCCGGCGCCGCCCACTCACCGGCTGTGCGGTGGGGCGATTGATGCAAATCCAATGCGAAGATACGCTCCTGATACATAAGATTATCTGTTTGGCGGTTTTCCGGTCTATCTTTGTTGAGTTGATCTCGACAGGCCGGCTCCTGTAGATGTTTGTCTTGAACAATGTCGGCATGGAAATCGACTCATTGAACATGTTAATACTTGTCCGACGCCCTGCAGCGTGGTTGATGGCTATGAATCGCCTGAAGCTATTGCTTTTGCACTTATCCACACGTGGTAGACCACCTGAACTTCAAACGCAGGGATAAGAAACTTGGAAGGCCTTCGATGAACAAGATCTGGTCGTGTACTCAGATCATTGAAATCAGCAGCATGTGGCCGTGCAGGATTGTGATCTGTTTTGCCTGAAAAGAGATTCCTGAAATTCCATTCAGTGATCCAAGTACACGACCGATATTTTGAGAGGGGCTCATTTCCTGCAGTCCTTTCAGGCCTCACGGCATTTTGACAGTACTGCTCTTATCACATCCCGCTCCTGGGGCATGAATACGCTGCCGTCGCCATCGAAGCGCGGCAGGCCGCGAACGACGACTGCAGGTGTCGAATCTCCTGCTTCGCCCATCAGCAGGTTCGCCATACCGGCGATCTCGTCTGCTACAGCCTCCAGGGTTATCTCGAGCTTTCT
This genomic stretch from Methanothrix sp. harbors:
- a CDS encoding DNA-directed RNA polymerase subunit D: MNVELIELRDDRVRFLLSGVTPAFANAIRRSCIAEVPKLAIDEISIYENTSVLFDEQIALRLGLVPIKADDLSVYSTPDECQCGGVGCPGCRIDFMITAEGPGTVYSRDIKFSDPAVRAAFDNIPLVVLGEGEKLVIEGFATLRTGKEHAKWQAGTLCGYKNLPSIEISGCNGCGRCVKVCPRGVLVLDENDTIKVKDITECSLCRLCVEECDQRAISVVPLEDAFIMSIESDGSINARDLVRMAAEELKKKAEVLQDTLASIS
- a CDS encoding 30S ribosomal protein S4 — encoded protein: MGYPGKSHKTYERPRKPWEAGRMAEEVELIKTYGLRNKRELWKAESILRKYRRVGRMLLASKARGEARADVEAAAVIERLSRFGILKDGADLDAILSLKITDILERRLQTQVYRQGLANTIRQARQFITHGHIQVAGQRVTVPSYLVKRGDEMTIDYYAGSPLAREGHPERSSKIVARAGGSA
- a CDS encoding 30S ribosomal protein S11, translated to MTEGKWAIAHIYSSFNNTLITITDLTGAETIAKISGGMVVKAARDESSPYTAMQMAMQVAEQAKAKGIVGVHVKVRAPGGNKQRSPGPGAQAAIRALARAGLRIGRIEDVTPIPHDGTKPKGGKRGRRV
- a CDS encoding tyrosine-type recombinase/integrase: MSRKRLDVSWKREVQTEDFKPALKRYTRYLEESGLRESTISSYVVRVGKFLEFARTDEPDADDFAAFQETLHEKRLSRSSINNYCFAIQRYYEMRGKAVSFKFIRPANTIPYFFDENDIARIFSACTNLKHLAMLQTLFYGCLRASELCNLDDCDLDLQALTLRVEGKGGKEAIVYITDDCAKTLRRYLEVRPPLVIDGRKPLFYTDFGKRWERRGVYRMFMYYKKRAGIEKKGGVHVFSRHSVGSLLVKRGCDIVTVKELMRHSDVHTTMRYMHISDATRREKYEQFLRL
- a CDS encoding 30S ribosomal protein S13; this translates as MEKKDTESSVELRHIVRIYNTDLDGKKQVQMALTGIKGVGRRLARVFAVKAGVDPYAILGKLPEEQIEALKNVIENATESIPAWMMNRRKDIITGVDRHVMGADVLTTLREDLDLMKKARSYKGIRHELGLRVRGQRTRSTGRSGATVGVTKKKAQATKS